One genomic window of Punica granatum isolate Tunisia-2019 chromosome 1, ASM765513v2, whole genome shotgun sequence includes the following:
- the LOC116194755 gene encoding glutathione synthetase, chloroplastic, whose amino-acid sequence MGVAHSSCALSSSAAIGSSSFTPPSPTYPCPSQLKPKLDSSVCFSGLSRTTQLRPTRLSSTLALQPPWCGAVGMETQETEFSLAPLSGVHGIDQELIETMLYDALVWSSLHGLVVGDRNSQRSGRTPGVGMVHAPFALLPMSFPESYWRQACELAPIFNELVDRVSLDGKFLQDSLSRTKKVDAFTSKLLDIHSKMLQMGKKEEIRLGLHRSDYMLDEQTKLLLQIELNTISSSFPGLSILVTELHRSLLHHYGENLGLDSKNVPHNSAVNQFAEALAKAWTEYNSPRSVVMIIVQTEERNMYDQHWLFHVLKEKHNVKAIRKTLAEVDALGELTPDGRLLVGGQEISVIYFRAGYTPNDYPSDSEWRARLLIEQSMAIKCPSISYHLTGTKKIQQELAKPSVLERFLDNKEDIAKVRKCFAGLWSLDDPEIIQKAIENPKLFVMKPQREGGGNNIYDEDVRQNLLRIQEEGTEDAAAYILMQRIFPKVSPTFLIRDGICHKDRAISELGVYGAYLRNKEKVIVNEQSGYLMRTKVSSSNEGGVAAGFAVLDSIYLT is encoded by the exons ATGGGAGTTGCCCACTCCTCTTGTGCTCTCTCCTCTTCTGCAGCCATTGGCTCTTCTTCCTTTACCCCTCCTTCCCCTACCTATCCTTGCCCATCACAATTGAAACCCAAATTGGATTCTTCCGTCTGCTTCTCTGGTCTTAGCAGAACTACCCAGTTAAGGCCCACCAGACTCTCTTCGACATTGGCGCTGCAGCCTCCGTGGTGTGGAGCTGTCGGGATGGAGACCCAAGAAACTGAATTTTCCCTGGCGCCCTTGTCGGGTGTCCATGGTATTGATCAAGAATTGATCGAGACGATGCTGTACGATGCTCTTGTATGGAGCTCTCTTCACGGGCTTGTTGTCGGGGACAGAAATTCCCAG AGATCAGGGAGAACCCCCGGAGTCGGGATGGTACATGCCCCTTTTGCATTGCTGCCCATGTCTTTCCCAGAAAGTTATTGGAGGCAAGCATGTGAATTAGCTCCCATTTTCAATGAACTCGTTGACCGTGTGAGTTTAGATGGAAAATTTTTGCAAGATTCACTGTCCAG GACGAAGAAGGTGGATGCTTTCACCTCTAAACTTCTAGATATTCATTCAAAGATGCTACAGATGGGAAAGAAAGAA GAGATTCGCTTGGGCTTGCACCGTTCAGATTATATGCTCGATGAACAAACAAAATTACTCCTCCAAATAGAGCTCAACACTATATCGTCTTCATTCCCAGGCCTCAGCATTCTTGTTACTGAGCTTCACAG GAGCTTACTCCATCATTATGGTGAAAATCTTGGAttagattccaagaatgttCCGCATAACAGCGCCGTTAATCAGTTTGCGGAGGCCTTGGCTAAAGCTTGGACCGAGTATAATAGCCCGAG GTCTGTAGTGATGATCATAGTTCAGACCGAGGAACGGAACATGTACGACCAGCACTGGCTTTTTCACGTGTTGAAGGAAAA ACATAATGTGAAAGCTATTCGGAAGACCTTAGCAGAGGTAGATGCACTGGGGGAACTTACACCTGACGGAAGACTACTCGT AGGTGGTCAAGAAATTTCGGTAATTTATTTCAGAGCTGGGTACACACCAAACGACTATCCCTCTGATTCA GAATGGAGGGCTAGACTACTAATTGAACAGTCTATGGCAATCAAGTGCCCATCGATATCCTATCATTTAACAGGAACCAAAAAGATTCAACAAGAACTCGCGAAACCCAGTGTACTTGAGAG GTTCCTTGACAACAAAGAAGACATTGCAAAAGTGAGGAAATGCTTTGCTGGGTTATGGAGCCTAGATGACCCAGAAATTATTCAAAAGGCAATTGAAAATCCCAAGTTGTTTGTCATGAAGCCTCAAAGGGAAGGCGGAG GGAACAATATTTATGATGAGGATGTGAGGCAAAACCTCCTGAGGATACAGGAGGAAGGAACCGAGGATGCTGCTGCTTACATTCTTATGCAGAGAATCTTTCCGAAGGTTTCCCCTACTTTTCTAATCCGTGATGGGATTTGCCATAAAGACCGTGCAATTTCTGAGCTTGGAGTATACGGTGCTTATCTAAG GAACAAGGAGAAGGTTATCGTGAATGAACAAAGTGGCTATCTAATGCGGACGAAAGTATCCTCTTCGAATGAAGGCGGGGTTGCAGCTGGATTTGCAGTTTTAGACAGCATATACTTGACTTGA
- the LOC116194787 gene encoding phosphoglycerate mutase-like protein AT74 — translation MVDPHHHPAVLPKRIILVRHGESQGNLSASAYTTTPDYKIPLTLQGISQARDAGSRLRALISRDCNDWRVYFYVSPYERTRSTLREMGRSFSRNRVIGVREECRVREQDFGNFQVEERMKVIKETRERFGRFFYRFPEGESAADVFDRVSSFLESLWRDIDLNRLHQARSSELNLIIVSHGLTSRVFLMKWFKWTVEQFEHLNNFENCEFRVMQLGEGGEYSLAIHHSDEELMEWGLSPEMIEDQKWRAHAKRGQWNENCPWYLNGFFDRLADADDSVEEEINGSACV, via the exons ATGGTCGACCCGCACCACCACCCCGCAGTGCTCCCCAAGCGCATAATCCTTGTCCGGCATGGGGAGTCGCAGGGGAACCTCTCCGCCTCGGCCTACACCACCACCCCCGACTACAAGATCCCACTGACCCTGCAGGGTATCTCCCAGGCCCGGGACGCCGGGTCCCGCCTCAGGGCCCTGATCTCCAGGGACTGCAACGACTGGCGAGTATACTTCTACGTATCCCCCTATGAGAGGACGCGATCCACGCTGCGGGAGATGGGGCGGTCCTTCAGCCGGAATAGGGTCATCGGGGTGAGGGAGGAGTGCCGAGTTCGGGAGCAGGATTTCGGGAACTTCCAGGTGGAGGAGAGGATGAAGGTCATCAAGGAGACGAGGGAGCGGTTCGGGAGGTTCTTCTATCGGTTCCCTGAAGGCGAGTCGGCAGCCGACGTCTTCGACCGTGTATCGA GTTTTCTCGAATCACTGTGGAGGGACATCGACCTGAACAGACTACACCAGGCACGTTCCAGCGAGCTAAACCTCATTATCGTGTCCCATGGTCTCACATCCCGCGTCTTCCTGATGAAATGGTTCAAGTGGACAGTGGAACAGTTCGAGCACCTCAACAACTTTGAGAACTGCGAGTTCCGAGTGATGCAGCTCGGGGAAGGAGGTGAGTACAGCCTCGCAATCCACCACTCCGACGAGGAACTGATGGAGTGGGGCCTTTCCCCTGAGATGATCGAGGACCAAAAATGGCGAGCCCACGCCAAGAGGGGGCAGTGGAACGAAAATTGTCCCTGGTATCTGAATGGTTTCTTTGATCGCTTAGCTGATGCAGATGATAGTGTAGAAGAAGAGATCAACGGTTCAGCGTGTGTATGA
- the LOC116192688 gene encoding protein FANTASTIC FOUR 3, protein MITSLCKKGLHSFLGFTNLVDSPPPPVLHPSLPAASKGHALASGIGLTTATGEFPRGPNVVESTALCSPPPLAKEDPSLSSFVDEVGGGVVVDGLMSCTESLGFESSDDIWADEWYPAWPAKPVERTTRLREASERREKKFPPPISSLNHKGQRSFFFRPVRTEGRLELAEVRIDCPEILRASREDGRLRLDLIVEEDMETEEQEKEQEETIEEEVEGEKQEEVQEDQDRVVELFQEGIRIGRCHDVVNHHSRCHHHHHHNHSLGGGWRYPCVPTR, encoded by the coding sequence ATGATCACAAGCCTCTGCAAAAAGGGTCTTCACTCCTTTCTTGGCTTCACCAACTTAGTCgactctcctcctcctccggtTCTGCATCCGTCGCTGCCCGCTGCCTCCAAAGGCCACGCTCTGGCTTCTGGGATTGGCCTCACCACTGCAACCGGTGAGTTCCCTCGAGGGCCGAACGTGGTGGAGTCCACTGCCCTCTGTTCTCCCCCGCCGCTGGCAAAGGAGGACCCCAGCTTGTCTAGTTTCGTAGACGAGGTCGGAGGAGGGGTGGTCGTGGACGGGCTCATGTCTTGCACGGAGAGCCTCGGGTTCGAGAGCTCAGATGATATCTGGGCCGATGAGTGGTACCCTGCCTGGCCTGCAAAGCCCGTTGAAAGGACGACAAGGTTGAGGGAGGCGAGCGAGAGGAGGGAGAAGAAGTTCCCCCCACCGATCTCGTCTTTGAATCACAAGGGGCAGCGGAGCTTCTTCTTCCGTCCGGTGAGGACGGAGGGGAGGCTGGAGCTGGCGGAGGTGAGGATAGACTGCCCCGAGATCCTCCGCGCTTCGAGGGAAGACGGGCGCTTGAGGCTCGACTTGATCGTAGAGGAAGACATGGAAACcgaagaacaagaaaaagaacaagaagaaaccatagaagaagaagtcgaaggagaaaaacaagaagaagtgCAAGAAGATCAAGATCGTGTCGTGGAGTTGTTCCAAGAAGGCATACGGATCGGGAGGTGCCACGACGTGGTGAACCACCACAGCCGCTGccaccaccatcaccatcaCAACCACAGCTTGGGTGGTGGGTGGAGGTATCCTTGTGTGCCGACTAGATGA